One segment of Acidimicrobiia bacterium DNA contains the following:
- a CDS encoding AMP-binding protein, which produces MITTAVPPAASWIPDQATVAAANVTTFAAELDIEGYEALHAWSVDDRAAYWAAAIRRLGIVFDRTPSAMMGRPDERRDPGWLPGARLNIAASCFTTDPDRIAVVAGHGGAIERLSYGALQSQVARFGNSLRSAGLGPGDRVAIAMPMTIEAVVAYLGAVAAGCVVVSIADSFAEAEIAVRLRITETALVVTQDLNTRSGRQLPMYEKVKQAGAPRCVVVATGGGVPLAGGDTWWDDFVGSNEAWSPEICAAGSHTNILFSSGTTGEPKAIPWTHLTPIKAAADGHFHHDIHSGDVVAWPTNLGWMMGPWLIYASLVNDATMALYDEAPTGREFGEFVRDAGVTVLGLVPSIVAAWRTTGCMDGIDLTGLRLLSSTGEASNPDDMAWLMGLVGNKPVIEYCGGTEIGGGYITGTVVQPAVPSCFSTPALGIALVVLDEGGRRAGEGEVYIVPPSIGLSTELINRDHDEVYHDGVPDIGIPLRRHGDRMEALAGGYYRAKGRVDDTMNLGGIKVAAADIERAVAGIDGLTETAAIAVPPPGGGPDRLVLYAVTEGPIDPDRLRADMQRRIRDVLNPLFRIHEVVVVDSLPRTASAKVMRRRLRAGYGDR; this is translated from the coding sequence GGTTGCCGCCGCCAACGTCACCACCTTCGCAGCCGAGCTCGACATCGAGGGCTACGAGGCGCTGCACGCTTGGTCCGTCGACGACAGGGCCGCATACTGGGCCGCCGCGATACGGCGGCTCGGCATCGTCTTCGACCGCACGCCGAGCGCCATGATGGGCAGGCCGGATGAGCGACGCGACCCTGGGTGGCTGCCCGGGGCGCGCCTCAACATCGCCGCCTCCTGTTTCACGACTGACCCGGATCGCATAGCCGTGGTCGCCGGACATGGGGGTGCGATCGAACGGCTCTCGTACGGCGCCCTGCAGTCGCAGGTTGCCCGATTCGGCAACTCGCTGCGCTCGGCGGGCCTCGGACCGGGCGACAGGGTCGCCATCGCCATGCCGATGACGATCGAGGCCGTCGTCGCCTACCTGGGCGCCGTCGCCGCCGGCTGCGTCGTCGTGTCGATCGCCGACTCCTTCGCGGAAGCCGAGATCGCGGTTCGTCTCCGGATCACCGAGACGGCCCTCGTGGTCACGCAGGATCTCAACACGCGGTCGGGACGACAGCTCCCGATGTACGAGAAGGTGAAGCAGGCGGGAGCGCCTCGCTGTGTCGTGGTCGCAACCGGCGGGGGAGTACCGCTCGCCGGAGGCGACACGTGGTGGGACGACTTCGTCGGATCGAACGAGGCATGGTCGCCCGAGATCTGTGCGGCGGGCTCGCACACCAACATCTTGTTCTCCTCAGGGACGACCGGGGAGCCGAAGGCGATCCCGTGGACCCACCTCACGCCGATCAAGGCCGCCGCCGACGGCCACTTCCATCACGACATCCACAGTGGCGACGTGGTCGCATGGCCGACGAACCTCGGCTGGATGATGGGGCCGTGGCTCATCTACGCCTCGCTGGTCAACGACGCCACCATGGCGCTGTACGACGAGGCGCCGACGGGGCGTGAGTTCGGGGAGTTCGTACGCGACGCCGGAGTCACCGTGCTCGGTCTCGTGCCGAGCATCGTGGCCGCCTGGCGCACCACGGGGTGCATGGACGGCATCGACCTGACTGGGCTGCGTCTCCTCTCGTCGACGGGTGAGGCATCCAATCCGGACGACATGGCCTGGCTCATGGGCCTCGTCGGCAACAAGCCGGTCATCGAGTATTGCGGGGGTACGGAGATCGGCGGCGGCTACATCACGGGGACGGTCGTCCAGCCTGCCGTGCCCTCCTGCTTCTCGACGCCGGCACTCGGCATCGCCCTCGTCGTCCTCGACGAGGGGGGTCGCCGAGCGGGCGAGGGCGAGGTGTACATCGTGCCGCCGTCGATCGGGCTCTCGACCGAGCTGATCAACCGCGATCACGACGAGGTGTACCACGACGGTGTCCCCGACATCGGGATACCGCTCAGGCGCCACGGCGACCGCATGGAGGCGCTCGCCGGCGGCTACTACAGGGCGAAAGGCAGAGTCGACGACACGATGAACCTCGGGGGCATCAAGGTGGCGGCGGCCGACATCGAACGTGCCGTTGCCGGCATCGACGGCCTCACCGAGACCGCGGCGATCGCCGTGCCACCGCCGGGCGGCGGGCCGGACCGCCTCGTTCTCTACGCGGTCACGGAGGGCCCGATCGATCCCGACCGCCTCCGGGCAGACATGCAGCGGCGGATCCGCGATGTGCTCAACCCGCTCTTCAGGATCCACGAGGTCGTCGTCGTCGATTCCTTGCCGCGCACGGCGTCGGCCAAGGTGATGCGCCGCCGGCTCCGGGCCGGCTACGGGGACCGGTAG
- a CDS encoding Clp1/GlmU family protein, translated as MDGDSYASLRERVVGEHGVVMLIGAPDTGKTTLAKLLISDALAAGRKVAFVDGDVGVPTVGPPACVGLKWIGSQDDLANLAIEDDLRFVGSLQPDGVVLQHVVASADLVGIAHREADFIVLDTTGAVSGVVSQTLDYHLMELCNPALVIAMQRGSELEPTVGMLKRFLGARVARAQPPADLVPAGPVEARQRRIAAFRQALRPPLQQWRVQPTVFAPTLPEEFDLEKLAGMLVGVQDGSGRCLGLGVVQYEDGVLRVATRHGEDMKGLRLGSLRIDQETFDTSRVWLRQLIFGV; from the coding sequence GTGGACGGCGATTCCTATGCCTCGTTGCGCGAGCGCGTCGTCGGCGAGCACGGTGTCGTCATGCTCATCGGGGCTCCCGATACGGGCAAGACGACACTCGCCAAACTGCTGATCTCGGACGCACTCGCCGCAGGCCGCAAGGTGGCGTTCGTCGACGGCGACGTCGGCGTCCCGACGGTCGGTCCGCCCGCATGCGTCGGGCTGAAGTGGATCGGATCGCAGGACGACCTCGCCAATCTCGCCATCGAGGACGACCTGCGGTTCGTCGGCTCGCTGCAGCCCGACGGCGTGGTGCTGCAACACGTCGTGGCGTCCGCCGACCTCGTCGGGATCGCCCACCGTGAGGCGGACTTCATCGTTCTCGACACGACCGGCGCCGTCTCCGGCGTCGTGTCCCAGACGCTCGACTACCACCTGATGGAGTTGTGCAATCCCGCTCTCGTCATCGCGATGCAGCGAGGGAGCGAGCTCGAGCCGACGGTCGGGATGCTGAAGCGCTTCCTCGGTGCTCGAGTCGCCAGGGCGCAGCCACCGGCCGACCTGGTGCCGGCCGGCCCCGTCGAGGCGCGCCAGCGCAGGATCGCCGCCTTCCGTCAGGCGCTGCGCCCACCGCTGCAACAGTGGCGCGTCCAGCCGACGGTGTTCGCCCCGACGCTCCCCGAGGAGTTCGACCTCGAGAAGCTCGCCGGGATGCTCGTCGGCGTCCAGGACGGGTCCGGCCGCTGTCTCGGACTCGGGGTCGTCCAATACGAGGACGGCGTCCTCCGGGTTGCGACCCGGCACGGTGAGGACATGAAGGGCTTGC